The proteins below come from a single Vidua chalybeata isolate OUT-0048 chromosome 1, bVidCha1 merged haplotype, whole genome shotgun sequence genomic window:
- the FASTK gene encoding fas-activated serine/threonine kinase, with protein sequence MLCPLLCPWLRALTRAGPRGPAARERRGAAMFPACCCAGKARPRLLLPLDPYGHGLLPTVHPDGGRGRAHGKRKSWNFIHEKMSYDTFFTMKRLIERSRSVGEVLRWVTQNPGKVSASHYPIALHKLGQLLQQQPGPPVGAGDGRGPAGQVLEQPEFHVLCQAIVSGCAKFDNFSIVNCLYAAAALGLPGESPLVRVLEDESRSRLGRFNQKDVSMVFSSVMRLHPSSPHPLVESCLSSLERHLEKERHPQTLFLLLSYYRLRAQALQGHAASDQQLINNRKILRLVRHTLGQVSAMREHELALLDEMLALCAQEANNKALEAIFSSQLFYENRQERFIRSMAEWLPRKAENLTPYTMALIAKYVARHRLREPRLLDTIANFLLKRGEQLDSKVIQKLVFPFSRMNYRPSNHGELFPKLEAILEQKAGSSPLATVNILMSMFQLSHFPQTVLHQVFSPGFITNVMSSPYALIVRRYLSLLDAAVELEFREYSGPRLDPRYRVLMFEHALTADEANRKYSYKGLVAEALRQLVGEECYRQDEVLPPGYCTDFLLWINRSGTVLPLSRVPAASRAPPATSPVAMSLRSSVLALTSDLQDFAPFAPETPSSPPGPRESGRAGRFLPALCPAPGGPCFQPPSDYYCGLSKEPSLASPGSSTLSSPSECLSAPPPGTPDCSPRTSTASLFQFPIGKILEEEEEAAGCPGQEHGCFQGEQAQEQPEERSPPASEDAGPPPSPCRPSPKRGPGEGPQGAEEIQRVVLSVNDKWHYCQNSDILVGSRAMRDRHLRLLGYCLVQLPYTELEKVSGIEEAKHYLRQKLRELRF encoded by the exons atGCTGTGCCCGCTGCTGTGCCCATGGCTCCGCGCTCTGACCCGGGCGGGCCCGCGGGGCCCGGCTGCCCGTGAGCGCCGCGGTGCCGCGATGTTCCCCGCCTGCTGCTGCGCCGGCAAGGCCAGGCcgcggctgctgctgcccctggacccctACGGCCATGGGCTGCTGCCCACCGTGCACCCGGAcggcggccggggccgggcccaCGGCAAGAGGAAGAGCTGGAACTTCATCCACGAGAAGATGAGCTACGACACTTTCTTCACCATGAAGCGGCTGATCGAGCGCTCACGCAGCGTGGGCGAGGTGCTCCGCTGGGTCACGCAGAACCCGGGCAAGGTGTCGGCGAGTCACTACCCCATAGCGCTTCAcaagctggggcagctcctgcagcagcagccagggccgCCCGTGGGGGCTGGGGACGGCCGCGGGCCCGCGgggcaggtgctggagcagcccgAGTTCCACGTGCTCTGCCAGGCCATCGTCAGCGGCTGCGCCAAGTTCGACAACTTCAGCATCGTCAACTGCCTGTACGCGGCGGCCGCGCTGG GTCTGCCCGGGGAGTCTCCGCTCGTGCGGGTGCTGGAGGACGAGTCCCGCAGCCGCCTGGGCCGCTTCAACCAGAAGGACGTGTCGATGGTGTTCAGCAGCGTGATGCGGCTGCACCCCTCCAGCCCCCACCCGCTGGTCGAGTCCTGCCTCAGCAGCCTGGAGCGGCACCTGGAGAAGGAGCGGCACCCCCAGAccctcttcctgctgctctcctacTACCGGCTGCGGGCGCAGGCGCTGCAGGGCCACGCGGCCTCCGACCAGCAGCTCATCAACAACCGCAAGATCCTGCGCCTGGTGCGGCACACGCTGGGCCAGGTGAGCGCCATGAGGGAGCATGAGCTGGCGCTGCTGGACGAGATGCTGGCCCTGTGTGCCCAGGAGGCCAACAACAAGGCCCTGGAGGCCATCTTCAGCTCCCAGCTCTTCTACGAGAACCGGCAGGAGCGCTTCATTCGCAGCATGGCAG AGTGGCTGCCCCGGAAGGCAGAGAACCTCACCCCCTACACCATGGCCCTCATCGCCAAGTACGTGGCACGGCACCGGCTGCGTGAGCCGCGGCTGCTCGACACCATCGCCAACTTCCTGCTGAAGCGCGGCGAGCAGCTCGACAGCAAG GTGATCCAGAAGTTGGTGTTTCCCTTCAGCCGGATGAACTATCGCCCCTCCAACCACGGCGAGCTCTTCCCCAAGCTGGAGGCCATCTTGGAGCAGAAGGCCGGCAGCTCCCCACTGGCCACCGTCAACATCCTCATGTCCATGTTCCAGCTCAGCCACTTCCCACAGACCGTCCTGCACCAGGTCTTCTCCCCAGGCTTCATCACCAATGTCATGA GCAGCCCCTACGCGCTGATCGTGCGCCGGTACCTGTCGCTGCTGGACGCGGCGGTGGAGCTGGAGTTCCGCGAGTACAGCGGCCCCCGCCTCGACCCGCGCTACCGCGTCCTCATGTTCGAGCACGCCCTGACCGCCGACGAGGCCAACAGAAAGTACAG CTACAAGGGGCTGGTGGCCGAGGCTCTGCGACAGCTGGTGGGGGAGGAATGCTACCGGCAGGACGAGGTGCTGCCTCCTGGGTACTGCACAG ACTTCCTGCTGTGGATCAACCGCTCCGGCACAGTGCTGCCTCTCTCGCGCGTTCCAGCAGCTTCCAGGGCACCCCCAGCCACGTCCCCCGTCGCCATGTCCCTGCGGTCCAGCGTCCTCGCCCTCACCTCAGATTTGCAGGACTTTGCCCCGTTTGCTCCAGAGACGCCCAGCAGCCCCCCAGGCCCCCGGGagagcggccgggccgggcggttCCTGCCGGCGCtctgcccggccccgggggggccctgcttccagccccCCTCGGACTATTACTGCGGGCTGAGCAAGGAGCCGTCCCTGGCCAGCCCGGGCAGCTCCACGCTCAGCAGCCCCTCCGAGTGTCTCtcggcgccgccgcccggcaCCCCCGACTGCTCCCCGCGCACCTCCACCGCCTCCCTCTTCCAGTTCCCCATCGGCAAAatcctggaggaggaggaggaggccgCCGGCTGTCCTGGCCAAGAGCACGGCTGCTTCCAGGGGGAGcaggcccaggagcagcctgaggaGCGGAGCCCCCCAGCCAGCGAGGATGCCGGCCCCCCGCCCTCACCGTGCCGGCCCAGCCCCAAGCGGGGCCCGGGCGAAGGGCCACAGGGAGCCGAGGAGATCCAGAG GGTGGTGCTGTCGGTCAATGACAAGTGGCACTACTGCCAGAACTCCGACATCCTGGTGGGCTCCCGGGCCATGAGGGACCGGCACCTGCGGCTGCTGGGATACTGTCTGGTGCAG cTGCCCTACACGGAGCTGGAGAAGGTGAGTGGCATCGAGGAGGCCAAGCACTACCTGCGGcagaagctgagggagctgcgCTTCTGA
- the TMUB1 gene encoding transmembrane and ubiquitin-like domain-containing protein 1, protein MALIEGVGDEVTLLFALLLAAAVLGLAWASTRAPEPAAPPTEAAPSTAPAERKASTPAPAPDPAEGAAASDEAAGLRHRNPPAAAPEGPAEPTLVLRLKFLNDTERLARVRPGDTVGALKRTYFPGQEQQVRLIYQGQLLRDDTQSLAGLHLGHLSVLHCHLSPPSVAPTAPGSPGPRSPAPAALGVGSLALPLFVLLLALLWYLQLQHRHVFTATATTCLAGLTLLVTFVAFAMYRR, encoded by the exons ATGGCGCTCATCGAGGGCGTCGGCGATGAGGTGACGCTGCTGTTCGCGCTGCTGCTGGCGGCCGCCGTGCTGGGGCTCGCCTGGGCCTCCACGCGCGCCCCCGAGCCCGCGGCGCCGCCGACTGAGGCGGCCCCGAGCACGGCCCCCGCCGAGCGCAAGGCCTCGaccccggccccagccccggaCCCGGCCGAAGGAGCGGCGGCGTCCGATGAGGCGGCGGGGCTGCGGCACCGGAACcctcccgcggccgcccccgAGGGCCCCGCCGAGCCCACGCTGGTGCTGCGGCTCAAGTTCCTGAACGACACGGAGCGCCTGGCGCGGGTGCGCCCCGGGGACACCGTGGGTGCGCTCAAGAG GACCTACTTcccggggcaggagcagcaggtgcGGTTGATCTaccaggggcagctgctgcgTGACGAcacccagagcctggcagggctgcaccTGGGCCACCTGAGCGTCCTGCACTGCCACCTGTCCCCGCCCAGCGTGGCCCCCACggcccccggcagccccggtccccgcagccccgcgcccgccgcgctgGGCGTGGGCAGCCTGGCGCTGCCGCTCTtcgtgctgctgctggccctgctctggtacctgcagctgcagcaccgACACGTCTTCACCGCCACCGCCACCACCTGCCTGGCCGGCCTCACCCTGCTCGTCACCTTCGTGGCCTTCGCCATGTACCGCAGATAG